In Dolichospermum flos-aquae CCAP 1403/13F, the following proteins share a genomic window:
- a CDS encoding HlyD family efflux transporter periplasmic adaptor subunit produces the protein MNSLQSQNNNSPYNLNNSTTEDLHILEANEFLPHIGKWIHIGGGVMISMFVVAVSLSSVLYYNITVKVPATIRPLGELRLVESGMTGTVKRIVVKEDQLVNKGEIIAYIDDSQLQSQKRQLQNTIQQSQLQLIQIDAQINQVNTQIISQTNLNERTIIAVQAELAGTKRNYNDQQIKAGAEMTQAKIAINLANEQLARLQKERVLIATVQEAEAALKLATLQRDRLQSIVTSGAISRNLVEEKEQAVKSAQAKLEQAKSSTKNLQEEKEQAVKLAQINLQKAKIAVNPSNANVTIALERIRQEKARGESNLAALKKERETLIQQRLELQKQQIRTHQELQQLDNDLNKSVIRSPANGTLMQLKLRNPGQVVQLSEALAQIAPVDAPLIIKAQVSAKDIDKVKPGQIVQMQVSACPYPDYGTLKGIVKTIGADVLAIPQNNSIISTPQVATYQINIEPQNLFLAKGNHVCDLKSGMEGRADIISRQETIMQFILRKSKLITNL, from the coding sequence GTGAACTCCTTACAGAGTCAAAATAACAATTCTCCCTATAATTTAAATAACTCGACTACAGAGGATTTGCATATACTAGAAGCTAATGAGTTTCTCCCCCATATCGGTAAATGGATTCATATCGGTGGGGGGGTAATGATTAGTATGTTTGTAGTGGCTGTGAGTCTTAGTTCTGTCCTCTATTACAACATCACAGTTAAAGTCCCTGCAACTATCCGACCATTGGGAGAATTACGGTTAGTTGAATCTGGCATGACGGGAACTGTGAAAAGAATTGTCGTTAAAGAAGATCAGCTAGTAAATAAAGGAGAAATAATTGCTTATATTGATGACTCCCAACTGCAATCTCAAAAAAGACAACTGCAAAATACTATCCAGCAAAGTCAATTACAACTTATTCAAATTGATGCTCAAATTAATCAGGTCAATACTCAAATAATTTCTCAAACCAACTTAAATGAGCGGACAATTATAGCTGTACAAGCTGAATTGGCTGGAACTAAGCGCAACTATAACGATCAGCAAATTAAAGCTGGTGCGGAAATGACACAAGCTAAAATAGCGATAAATTTAGCAAATGAGCAACTAGCAAGATTACAAAAAGAAAGGGTGTTAATAGCCACTGTCCAAGAAGCAGAAGCAGCATTAAAACTGGCTACTTTACAGCGCGATCGCTTACAGAGTATAGTTACATCAGGAGCAATATCTCGCAATTTAGTTGAAGAAAAAGAACAAGCTGTTAAATCGGCTCAAGCCAAATTGGAACAAGCTAAATCTAGCACTAAAAATCTCCAAGAAGAAAAAGAACAAGCTGTTAAATTAGCCCAAATAAACTTACAAAAAGCCAAAATTGCCGTTAATCCCAGTAATGCAAATGTGACAATTGCCTTAGAAAGAATTAGGCAGGAAAAAGCCAGAGGTGAAAGCAATTTAGCCGCTTTAAAAAAAGAACGAGAAACATTAATTCAGCAACGGTTAGAATTACAAAAACAACAGATTCGCACTCATCAAGAATTACAACAGTTAGACAATGATTTAAATAAAAGTGTGATTCGTTCCCCAGCTAATGGCACACTCATGCAGCTCAAACTTCGCAATCCTGGACAGGTTGTCCAACTCAGTGAAGCTCTTGCTCAAATTGCTCCTGTGGATGCTCCTTTAATCATTAAAGCTCAAGTTTCTGCTAAAGATATTGACAAAGTAAAACCTGGTCAAATAGTACAAATGCAGGTTTCAGCTTGTCCCTATCCAGACTATGGAACTCTCAAGGGAATTGTAAAAACAATTGGAGCAGATGTCCTAGCAATTCCCCAAAATAATTCAATTATTAGCACACCCCAGGTAGCTACTTATCAAATAAATATTGAACCACAAAATCTATTTTTAGCAAAAGGAAATCATGTATGTGATCTCAAATCTGGTATGGAAGGACGCGCGGACATTATTTCTCGTCAAGAAACTATCATGCAATTTATTCTCAGAAAAAGTAAATTAATCACCAATTTATAA
- a CDS encoding peptidase domain-containing ABC transporter: protein MFNIFKNHQNYQCTLQLSEEDCGAACLVSITKHYGRFLSMIKSREAVGTGQLGTTLLGLKRGSENLGFNARAVKASPEIIDRITEITLPAIIHWQGYHWVVLYGKKGKKYVIADPAVGLRYLTKEELTNAWNGVMLLLEPDSDRFFEQPQEQSKGGITRFFYRILPFRGLLTQVLMINIVLGLLALGTPVLIQLLTDDVLVRGDVQLLTVVVSAVIVMSLFSGGLQVFQALMISHFGQRLQLGLVLEFGRKLLQLPLNYYESRRSGEITSRLRDIGEINQLVSQIVIVLPSQFFIAVISFCLMLFYSWQLTIAVLLIAAFMTLSTLPFLPILQQKTRSLLVLGAENQGVLVETFKGAQVIKTTNAAPQFWDEFQSRFGRLANLAFSTVQIAIINGTIAKIISTIGGVILLGLGSMLVIKGNLSIGQMLAFNTLQVNVLALINSLVGFVDEYFRSQTAVSRLLEVIDATPEVVGGSQKPTAQISSVADINCSHLQFHHAGRIDLLDDFSLQLPGGKTIALIGKSGCGKSTLAKLLAGLYVPDSGNIRIGFFNIQDIALDCYRQQVVYVPQEPHFWSRTILENFRLGTPNISFEDIVEACDIADADGFISQLPNKYQTVLGEFGANLSGGQRQRLAIARGILTNPPILILDEATAGLDPMSEAHVLDRLLEHRTGKTTILITHRPSVIHRANWIVLIEKGQVQIQGTPQTFLSKPGEHLQFLTV, encoded by the coding sequence ATGTTCAATATCTTTAAAAATCATCAAAATTATCAGTGTACTTTACAGTTAAGTGAAGAAGACTGTGGGGCAGCTTGTTTAGTTTCTATTACCAAGCACTATGGACGCTTTTTAAGCATGATTAAAAGCCGAGAAGCTGTGGGGACTGGACAATTAGGAACAACATTATTAGGTTTAAAACGAGGTTCAGAAAATCTCGGTTTCAATGCTAGAGCGGTCAAAGCTTCTCCAGAAATCATAGACAGAATTACAGAAATTACATTACCTGCAATTATTCATTGGCAAGGCTATCATTGGGTGGTTTTATATGGTAAAAAAGGCAAAAAATACGTTATTGCCGATCCGGCTGTGGGACTTCGTTATCTGACCAAAGAAGAATTAACCAATGCTTGGAATGGCGTAATGCTCTTATTAGAGCCAGATTCAGACCGCTTTTTTGAACAACCCCAAGAACAATCAAAAGGTGGTATCACGCGGTTTTTTTACCGGATTTTACCATTTCGTGGTTTATTAACTCAGGTTTTAATGATTAATATTGTCCTGGGTTTACTAGCTCTAGGAACTCCTGTTTTAATTCAATTATTGACAGATGATGTTCTCGTGCGTGGAGATGTGCAATTACTCACTGTTGTAGTTTCCGCAGTCATAGTTATGAGTTTATTTAGTGGAGGTTTACAAGTATTTCAAGCCTTAATGATTTCTCATTTTGGGCAAAGATTACAATTGGGTTTAGTCTTGGAATTTGGTCGTAAACTACTGCAATTACCCTTAAATTATTATGAATCTCGTCGCAGTGGGGAAATTACTAGCCGACTACGAGATATTGGCGAAATTAACCAATTAGTATCCCAGATTGTGATTGTTTTACCCAGCCAATTTTTTATTGCTGTGATTTCTTTTTGCTTAATGTTATTTTATAGCTGGCAATTAACAATAGCAGTTTTATTAATTGCTGCTTTTATGACTTTATCAACCTTACCTTTTTTACCAATTCTTCAGCAAAAAACCCGCAGCCTCTTAGTTTTAGGAGCAGAAAATCAAGGTGTTTTAGTCGAAACATTTAAGGGCGCACAGGTAATTAAAACTACAAATGCTGCTCCTCAATTTTGGGATGAGTTTCAAAGTCGGTTTGGTCGTCTAGCAAATCTGGCTTTTAGTACGGTTCAAATAGCAATTATCAACGGGACTATTGCTAAAATTATATCTACAATTGGTGGTGTTATCTTGTTAGGATTGGGGAGTATGTTAGTAATTAAAGGCAATTTAAGCATTGGACAAATGTTAGCTTTTAATACTTTGCAAGTCAATGTTTTAGCTTTAATCAACTCATTAGTTGGCTTTGTTGATGAATATTTTCGTTCCCAAACAGCAGTTTCTCGATTATTAGAAGTTATTGATGCGACACCGGAAGTGGTGGGAGGAAGTCAAAAGCCAACTGCACAAATTTCTAGTGTGGCAGATATTAATTGCTCTCATCTTCAATTTCATCACGCAGGTAGAATTGACTTGTTAGATGATTTTTCTCTTCAGCTTCCTGGAGGAAAAACTATTGCTTTAATTGGTAAATCTGGCTGTGGTAAAAGCACTTTAGCTAAATTATTAGCTGGTTTATATGTCCCAGATTCTGGTAATATTCGCATTGGTTTTTTTAATATCCAAGATATTGCTTTAGATTGTTACCGACAACAAGTAGTTTATGTTCCCCAAGAACCTCATTTTTGGAGTCGGACAATTTTGGAAAACTTCCGTTTGGGTACACCTAATATTTCTTTTGAAGACATAGTTGAAGCTTGTGATATTGCTGATGCAGATGGTTTTATCAGTCAATTACCTAATAAATATCAAACCGTATTAGGGGAGTTTGGTGCAAATCTTTCTGGGGGACAAAGACAAAGATTAGCGATCGCTCGCGGCATTCTCACAAATCCACCTATACTCATTTTAGATGAAGCTACCGCCGGACTAGACCCCATGAGTGAAGCTCATGTTCTAGATCGGCTTTTGGAACATCGTACAGGTAAAACCACAATTTTAATTACCCATCGTCCTAGCGTCATTCATCGTGCTAATTGGATTGTTCTCATCGAAAAAGGTCAAGTACAAATTCAAGGAACTCCGCAGACATTCCTCTCAAAACCCGGAGAGCATTTACAATTTTTAACTGTATAA
- a CDS encoding alpha/beta fold hydrolase: MKTSPKTWIWQDFSICYQTQGTTGPAVILIHGFGASWLHWRKNIPALAAICRVYAIDLIGFGGSAKPTPGEKISYTLETWGQQVADFCREVVGEPAFLVGNSIGCIVAMQAAVINPDMALGIALLNCSLRLLHDRKRVNLPWLKRFGTPILQNFLAIKPIGDFFFNRLAQPQTVKKILLQAYANGETVTDELVDILMIPAKDPGAAAVFLAFTAYSSGPLPEDLLPRLSCPVIILWGTADPWEAIDLGQELANFPQVQKFIPLEGVGHCPQDEAPDLVNPILQDWIIDQYQSIRSIKLTQNYQSLDTSGQR; encoded by the coding sequence ATGAAAACTTCTCCAAAAACCTGGATTTGGCAAGATTTCTCTATTTGTTACCAAACTCAAGGTACTACTGGACCTGCTGTGATCTTGATTCATGGTTTTGGTGCGTCATGGTTACATTGGCGCAAAAACATTCCAGCCTTAGCGGCAATTTGCCGAGTTTATGCGATTGATTTAATTGGCTTTGGTGGTTCAGCTAAACCCACACCAGGGGAAAAAATTAGTTATACCCTAGAAACTTGGGGACAACAAGTAGCAGATTTTTGTCGGGAAGTGGTAGGTGAACCTGCATTTTTAGTAGGTAATTCTATTGGTTGTATTGTGGCTATGCAAGCGGCGGTAATTAACCCGGATATGGCTTTGGGAATTGCTTTGCTTAACTGTTCTTTGCGGTTATTGCATGATCGTAAACGCGTAAATTTACCTTGGCTAAAGCGATTTGGTACGCCAATTCTCCAAAATTTCTTGGCGATTAAACCAATAGGTGATTTCTTTTTCAATCGCCTAGCTCAACCACAAACGGTTAAAAAGATTCTTTTACAGGCTTATGCTAACGGGGAAACGGTGACAGATGAGTTAGTTGACATTTTGATGATACCAGCAAAAGATCCTGGGGCTGCTGCTGTATTTTTGGCGTTCACTGCTTATTCTAGTGGTCCTTTACCGGAAGACTTATTACCTAGATTATCTTGTCCGGTAATTATTTTATGGGGAACGGCTGACCCTTGGGAAGCTATTGATTTAGGCCAAGAGTTAGCCAATTTTCCCCAAGTTCAAAAGTTTATTCCTTTAGAAGGTGTGGGACATTGTCCTCAAGATGAAGCTCCTGATTTAGTTAATCCTATTTTACAGGATTGGATTATTGATCAATATCAATCTATCCGTTCTATAAAACTTACCCAAAATTACCAAAGTCTAGACACATCTGGACAGCGATAA
- a CDS encoding transposase has protein sequence MDRVFPSSQICSNCGNHRHKMPLKSRVYVCPDCGHTEDRDLNAAKNIDRWFADIFIPVA, from the coding sequence GTGGATCGGGTTTTCCCCAGTTCTCAAATATGCTCTAACTGCGGCAATCATCGTCATAAAATGCCATTAAAAAGCCGCGTTTATGTTTGTCCTGATTGTGGACATACAGAGGATCGTGACCTCAACGCAGCTAAGAATATTGACCGATGGTTTGCGGATATTTTTATCCCTGTAGCGTAG
- the pyrH gene encoding UMP kinase: MGTNYRRVLLKLSGEALMGNLGYGIDPEVVEGIAKEIGEVIATGVQVAIVVGGGNIFRGIKAASAGMDRATADYIGMIATVMNAMTLQDSLERMGIQTRVQTAIAMQELAEPYIRRRAIRHLEKGRVVIFGAGSGNPFFTTDTTAALRAAEIEADVIFKATKVDGIYDADPKLHPEAKRFITLTYAHVLAKDLRVMDSTAIALCKENNLPILVFDLTVRGNIHRAVMGESIGTLVGGSCEIS, encoded by the coding sequence ATGGGAACGAATTACCGACGGGTTTTACTTAAACTGAGCGGTGAAGCCTTAATGGGCAACTTGGGCTACGGCATTGATCCAGAAGTGGTCGAGGGAATAGCCAAGGAAATAGGAGAGGTGATAGCCACTGGTGTCCAGGTGGCCATCGTTGTTGGTGGTGGCAATATTTTTCGAGGCATTAAAGCAGCATCAGCAGGTATGGATCGGGCAACCGCTGACTATATCGGCATGATTGCCACAGTCATGAACGCCATGACCCTGCAAGATTCCCTAGAACGGATGGGAATTCAGACAAGGGTACAAACCGCCATTGCTATGCAAGAACTAGCAGAACCATACATTCGCCGTCGTGCCATCCGTCACCTTGAAAAAGGACGGGTGGTAATTTTTGGGGCTGGTTCTGGTAATCCCTTTTTTACCACAGATACGACTGCGGCCTTACGAGCAGCAGAAATTGAAGCAGACGTGATTTTTAAAGCTACTAAAGTAGACGGCATTTACGATGCTGACCCCAAACTCCATCCTGAGGCCAAGCGTTTTATTACTCTTACTTACGCCCACGTTTTGGCTAAAGATTTGCGAGTCATGGATAGTACCGCAATTGCTCTATGTAAAGAAAATAATCTCCCTATTTTAGTATTTGACCTAACGGTGCGAGGTAACATCCACCGGGCAGTCATGGGAGAATCCATTGGCACTCTTGTGGGAGGTTCTTGTGAAATTAGCTGA
- the frr gene encoding ribosome recycling factor — protein MKLAEAESMMQKTVESTQRAFNTIRTGRANASLLDKVQVEYYGTPTSLKALTNISTPDSSTILIQPYDKGSLNIIEKAISLSDVGLTPSNDGSVIRLNIPPLTSDRRKEFVKLAAKYAEEGRVAIRNIRRDANDSIRKQEKSAEISEDESRDQQDKLQKLTNKHTEKIDHLLVEKEKEITTV, from the coding sequence GTGAAATTAGCTGAAGCTGAGAGCATGATGCAAAAAACCGTTGAGTCCACTCAACGGGCTTTTAATACAATTCGTACTGGTCGCGCCAATGCGAGTTTATTGGATAAGGTACAAGTAGAGTATTACGGTACACCAACTTCCCTAAAAGCACTGACAAATATTAGCACACCAGATTCTTCAACCATCCTGATTCAGCCCTACGATAAGGGCAGCTTGAATATCATTGAAAAAGCTATCTCTTTGTCGGATGTGGGTTTAACTCCCAGTAACGACGGTAGTGTGATTCGGTTGAATATTCCCCCACTAACTAGCGATCGCCGTAAAGAATTTGTCAAACTTGCGGCTAAGTACGCAGAAGAAGGTCGTGTAGCAATTCGCAATATCCGTCGTGATGCTAACGATTCCATTCGCAAACAGGAAAAAAGTGCCGAAATCTCCGAAGATGAATCACGAGATCAACAAGACAAACTCCAAAAACTGACCAACAAGCACACAGAAAAAATCGACCACTTGCTTGTAGAAAAGGAAAAAGAGATCACCACCGTCTAA
- a CDS encoding helix-turn-helix transcriptional regulator, producing MILNERQYMITKAQIKKFQLAVENLGEKVPPQDNENEKLRHQSYLGSLNGEIEELLEQIEEYENLKARKIDRLECKSLEELPEALIKARIFRGLTQGQLAELLNVKEQQVQRDEANEYANSSFTKILKVQRALDIEIREEVIFK from the coding sequence ATGATTTTAAATGAACGTCAATATATGATTACTAAAGCTCAGATTAAAAAATTTCAATTAGCAGTAGAAAATCTGGGAGAAAAAGTACCTCCACAAGATAATGAAAATGAAAAGTTACGACATCAATCATATTTAGGTTCACTTAATGGTGAAATAGAAGAACTATTAGAACAAATAGAGGAATATGAAAACCTCAAAGCAAGGAAAATAGATAGGTTGGAATGTAAGTCTTTAGAAGAATTACCAGAAGCACTTATTAAAGCACGGATTTTTCGTGGTTTAACTCAGGGACAATTAGCAGAACTTTTAAATGTGAAGGAACAACAGGTGCAACGTGATGAGGCTAATGAATATGCTAATTCTAGTTTCACAAAAATTTTGAAAGTTCAACGTGCGTTGGATATTGAGATTAGAGAGGAAGTAATTTTTAAATAA
- a CDS encoding DUF1257 domain-containing protein: MSHFSTLRTKITDAEILKSSLRDLGISVKTEADVRGYNGQRLRSDIVAVLEGEYDLGWSRNSDGSFDLIADLWGVAKKHNQTELINSINQKYAVNKTLAEVKQRGLQNANVKLVLQ; this comes from the coding sequence ATGTCTCACTTTAGCACTCTGCGTACCAAGATCACTGATGCCGAAATTCTCAAGTCTTCTTTGCGCGACTTAGGTATCAGCGTCAAGACTGAAGCTGATGTTCGTGGCTATAATGGTCAGCGTCTCCGTTCCGACATCGTTGCTGTATTGGAAGGCGAGTACGACTTAGGTTGGTCTCGTAACAGTGACGGTTCTTTTGACCTCATTGCTGACTTATGGGGTGTTGCTAAGAAGCACAACCAGACCGAGTTGATCAACTCTATCAATCAAAAATATGCCGTTAACAAGACTTTGGCTGAAGTAAAACAGCGCGGTCTGCAAAATGCTAACGTTAAGTTAGTATTGCAGTAA
- the ycf46 gene encoding stress-responsive protein Ycf46 — MKEELNILIQAQYPLIYLVTSEEERAEQSIFKVSQDLKPPRRVYVWTVTHGIVEYGQPRNTTQHNTVSPEAAIDWIIRQKEPSIFILKDLHPFIDAPATTRSLRDAIASFKGTQKNIILMSPVQQVPIELEKEVVVLDFQLPDMAELNKVLTAHQEQNRGRRLTTEAREKLLRAALGLTKDEAEKVYRKAQVTTGQLTENEVDIVLSEKKQLIRRNGILEYIEEDETIDAVGGLEELKTWLTQRSNAFTERAREYGLPQPKGMLILGVPGCGKSLIAKTTSRLWGLPILRLDMGRVYDGSMVGRSEANLRNALKTAESISPTILFIDELDKSFAGSGGSGDSDGGTSNRIFGSFLTWMQEKKSPVFVMATANRVERLPGEFLRKGRFDEIFFVDLPTPEERQDIFGIHLTKRREEIARFDLEQLAKMSDGFSGAEIEQAIVAAMYEAFAQDREFTQLDIIAALKSTLPLSRTMQEQVTALRDWARQRARPAASSVAEYQRMEF, encoded by the coding sequence ATGAAAGAAGAGCTCAATATTTTAATTCAAGCTCAATACCCTTTAATCTACCTTGTGACCTCCGAGGAAGAGCGGGCAGAGCAGTCAATTTTTAAAGTTTCCCAAGATTTAAAACCCCCAAGACGAGTATATGTGTGGACAGTAACTCACGGTATCGTCGAGTACGGTCAACCTCGGAATACCACTCAACACAATACTGTTTCTCCCGAAGCAGCGATTGATTGGATTATTCGGCAAAAAGAACCCAGTATATTTATTCTTAAAGATTTACATCCCTTTATTGATGCGCCGGCAACAACCAGATCGCTCCGGGACGCGATCGCTAGTTTCAAAGGAACGCAAAAGAACATTATCTTAATGTCCCCTGTGCAACAAGTTCCGATTGAATTAGAAAAAGAAGTTGTTGTTTTAGATTTTCAATTGCCTGACATGGCTGAGTTAAATAAAGTTTTAACCGCCCATCAAGAGCAAAATCGTGGACGACGGCTGACAACCGAGGCGCGAGAAAAGCTACTCAGAGCCGCTTTAGGTCTAACTAAAGATGAAGCTGAGAAAGTCTACCGCAAAGCACAGGTAACAACTGGGCAATTGACGGAAAATGAAGTTGATATCGTTTTATCCGAGAAAAAACAACTCATCCGCCGCAACGGTATCTTGGAGTACATCGAAGAAGATGAAACCATTGATGCTGTGGGTGGCTTGGAAGAATTAAAAACCTGGCTCACCCAACGCTCCAACGCCTTTACCGAAAGAGCGAGAGAGTACGGGTTGCCCCAACCAAAAGGAATGTTAATTCTCGGTGTTCCCGGTTGTGGTAAGTCACTTATTGCTAAAACTACCTCCCGTTTATGGGGTTTACCAATTCTGAGATTAGATATGGGGCGGGTCTACGACGGCTCAATGGTGGGTCGAAGTGAAGCCAACCTGCGGAACGCCCTGAAAACAGCAGAATCAATTTCCCCCACGATTCTGTTTATTGACGAATTGGATAAATCCTTTGCGGGTAGCGGTGGTTCTGGCGATTCTGATGGGGGGACATCAAACAGAATTTTCGGCTCTTTCCTCACCTGGATGCAGGAAAAGAAATCTCCAGTTTTCGTAATGGCGACGGCTAACCGTGTCGAACGCTTACCTGGAGAGTTTTTGAGGAAAGGTCGCTTTGATGAAATATTCTTTGTGGATCTGCCCACACCGGAAGAACGTCAGGATATCTTCGGTATTCACCTGACTAAACGCCGGGAAGAAATTGCTAGATTTGATCTAGAACAACTAGCAAAAATGTCCGACGGCTTTTCCGGGGCAGAAATTGAACAAGCGATCGTGGCGGCTATGTATGAAGCCTTCGCCCAAGATCGGGAGTTCACCCAATTAGATATTATTGCTGCATTAAAGTCTACTTTGCCGCTGTCACGAACGATGCAAGAACAGGTCACAGCTTTAAGAGACTGGGCCAGACAGCGTGCTAGACCCGCAGCCTCCTCTGTTGCTGAATATCAGCGCATGGAGTTTTAA
- a CDS encoding diguanylate cyclase regulator RdcB family protein, giving the protein MSLINFNDLQEKESKIPIITDKILVDLVSSIQVNDDLISFRQKQGLFAQVFDNLTGTDRKHQLATDKNVNVAMQSFHDLVLDISNNLNVSNNAISDINEKLIETRQAIRNHRQEINLLTDIVNQLQYKVEDHEHRILKLEQRVYRTEVQHRIEDAIAAWQSKRTYQGFHWAIQVAFVTREIVDYALGDYERLITKGKDSQLRQSISDRILPTDNTIPDHHFPLTNLLNLSYSETSQENQELAGYLLEVESISEQRLGKTLYLFTLGKTLELAQLPKQQQPQNLAQTAFELCRNYPNVMIYPTTSKREFVERIVNETASDRLNLITLV; this is encoded by the coding sequence ATGTCACTTATTAACTTTAACGATCTTCAAGAAAAGGAATCTAAAATTCCTATTATTACTGATAAAATACTCGTAGATTTGGTCAGTTCAATCCAAGTCAATGACGATCTAATTAGTTTTCGCCAAAAGCAAGGATTATTTGCACAGGTTTTTGATAACCTTACAGGAACAGATCGAAAACATCAACTTGCTACAGATAAAAATGTCAATGTAGCAATGCAATCTTTCCATGATTTGGTGTTAGATATTTCTAATAATTTGAATGTTAGTAATAACGCAATTAGCGACATTAATGAAAAATTAATAGAAACTCGTCAAGCAATCCGCAACCACCGACAGGAAATTAATTTACTTACAGATATTGTCAATCAATTGCAATACAAAGTTGAAGATCACGAACATCGGATTCTGAAATTAGAACAACGAGTTTATAGAACAGAAGTTCAGCATAGAATTGAAGATGCGATCGCCGCATGGCAGTCAAAACGGACATATCAAGGCTTTCATTGGGCAATTCAAGTTGCTTTCGTCACCCGTGAAATAGTAGATTATGCTCTCGGTGATTACGAACGATTAATCACCAAAGGTAAAGACAGCCAACTGCGTCAGAGTATAAGCGATAGAATACTTCCAACCGACAACACAATTCCCGATCATCATTTTCCATTAACCAACCTCCTCAACCTGTCATATAGCGAAACATCCCAAGAAAACCAAGAACTCGCGGGTTATTTGTTGGAAGTAGAATCTATTTCCGAACAAAGACTAGGGAAAACTCTCTATTTATTTACCCTTGGTAAAACCCTAGAATTAGCCCAACTACCCAAACAACAACAGCCCCAAAATCTAGCCCAAACCGCCTTTGAACTATGCCGTAACTACCCCAATGTGATGATTTATCCGACTACCAGCAAAAGAGAATTTGTTGAGCGCATTGTGAATGAAACTGCAAGCGATAGATTAAATTTGATAACATTAGTCTAA
- a CDS encoding DUF29 domain-containing protein — MNTTLYETDFNLWIEQTVNQLKNGQIQDLDIENLIEEVQSMGSNDKREIKSRLIVLIMHLLKYKYQPKKKTKSWTSTIITQRNELELVLENSPSLNPFLKENISECYQKARKNAARETKLPLTTFPLECPFTSEQIIDSDYFPDTNA; from the coding sequence ATGAACACGACACTGTATGAAACCGACTTTAATCTTTGGATAGAACAAACTGTTAACCAACTCAAAAATGGACAAATTCAAGACCTAGATATAGAAAACCTAATCGAGGAGGTTCAATCAATGGGGAGCAATGACAAACGGGAAATTAAAAGCCGATTAATTGTTTTGATCATGCACCTATTAAAATATAAATATCAACCAAAAAAGAAAACAAAAAGTTGGACTTCAACTATAATAACCCAAAGAAATGAACTCGAATTAGTCTTAGAAAACAGTCCTAGCTTAAACCCATTCCTCAAAGAAAATATATCCGAGTGCTATCAGAAAGCACGAAAAAACGCCGCAAGGGAAACAAAACTACCCTTAACCACCTTTCCCCTAGAATGTCCCTTCACCTCAGAGCAAATCATAGACTCCGATTATTTCCCAGACACAAATGCTTAA